The following coding sequences are from one Epilithonimonas vandammei window:
- the nadD gene encoding nicotinate (nicotinamide) nucleotide adenylyltransferase, whose translation MKKIGLFFGSFNPIHIGHLILANYILEHSDMQELWFVVSPQNPFKEKKSLLHDHNRLDMVQLAIKNYQKMRASNVEFSLPTPSYTIDTLTYLQEKHPDYSFSLIMGEDNLGSLHKWKNYDLLLQNYQVIVYPRIFGEDISSSPNMTQLKNHHNIHKIDAPIIELSATEIRDMIKSGKNVRPMLPPEVFEYLDGSSFYK comes from the coding sequence GTGAAAAAAATTGGACTGTTTTTCGGATCATTCAATCCCATACATATCGGACACCTGATTTTGGCTAATTATATCTTGGAACATTCTGATATGCAGGAACTCTGGTTTGTGGTCAGCCCACAAAACCCGTTCAAGGAAAAAAAATCGTTACTCCATGATCATAACCGTCTGGATATGGTTCAGCTGGCGATAAAAAATTATCAAAAGATGCGTGCTTCCAATGTTGAGTTTTCTCTTCCTACACCCAGTTACACGATAGATACGCTAACCTATCTTCAGGAAAAACATCCAGATTATTCGTTTTCTCTGATTATGGGTGAAGATAATCTTGGGAGCCTTCACAAATGGAAAAATTATGACTTGTTACTCCAGAATTATCAAGTCATTGTTTATCCGAGAATTTTCGGTGAAGACATTTCATCCTCACCCAATATGACCCAGTTGAAAAATCACCACAACATTCATAAAATTGATGCGCCAATCATAGAACTCTCTGCGACAGAAATCCGGGATATGATAAAATCTGGTAAAAACGTGAGACCAATGCTACCGCCAGAAGTTTTTGAATATTTGGATGGATCGTCTTTTTATAAATAG
- a CDS encoding DUF3817 domain-containing protein: protein MNLIEIFFSKYPEEKVIKWFKQVCLAEAISWFLLFTAMIWIREDKDGLLPTIYIIIIGNIHGLFFSLYLILLLPCRKIFNWDDEDFIFALCSAFFPFATIWVDKKLAKKNRVD from the coding sequence ATGAATTTAATAGAAATTTTCTTCTCAAAATATCCCGAAGAAAAAGTAATCAAATGGTTTAAGCAGGTTTGTCTGGCCGAAGCCATTTCCTGGTTTCTTCTTTTTACAGCGATGATCTGGATCCGTGAAGATAAAGACGGACTTTTGCCTACGATTTACATCATCATCATTGGAAATATACACGGTCTTTTTTTTAGCTTGTACCTGATATTGCTTTTACCGTGCAGGAAAATTTTTAATTGGGACGATGAAGATTTTATTTTCGCATTATGCTCTGCTTTTTTTCCTTTTGCCACAATTTGGGTAGATAAAAAACTCGCCAAAAAAAATCGGGTAGATTGA
- a CDS encoding 2-hydroxyacid dehydrogenase yields MKITFFSSKPYDKEFFDKANRQFNFELDYFETHLGPHVLNLIENTDAVCAFVNDKLDAEVLESLAKKGVKYIALRCAGFNNVDLDAAKRLGLRVSRVPAYSPEAVAEHAMAMILTLNRKTHKAYNRVREQNFALNGLMGFNLYQKTIGVIGTGNIGAAFAKIAKGFGARVLAYDISENQELKQLGIEYVSQEQLLSESDIVSLHCPLMESTHHLINEDSIQKMKQNVMIINTSRGGLIDTKAVIHGLKSKHIGYLGIDVYEQEEKLFFRDLSHTIIEDDTIQRLMSFPNVLVTAHQAFFTREALEQIANSTLSSLSHFEKNEEFINQNAVLL; encoded by the coding sequence ATGAAAATCACATTCTTTTCTTCAAAACCATACGACAAGGAATTTTTTGACAAAGCCAATCGACAATTTAATTTTGAGCTGGATTATTTCGAAACCCATCTTGGTCCTCACGTGCTCAATCTTATAGAAAATACCGATGCTGTTTGTGCATTTGTCAATGACAAATTGGATGCAGAAGTGTTGGAATCTTTGGCAAAAAAAGGCGTTAAATATATCGCCTTAAGATGTGCCGGTTTCAACAATGTGGATCTGGATGCCGCAAAACGTCTTGGACTGAGAGTCTCCAGAGTTCCTGCCTACTCTCCGGAAGCTGTAGCTGAACACGCTATGGCAATGATTCTTACGCTGAACAGGAAAACGCACAAGGCTTACAACCGGGTTCGGGAACAGAATTTTGCTCTGAACGGATTGATGGGTTTTAATCTTTACCAGAAAACCATCGGTGTGATTGGAACGGGAAATATCGGTGCAGCTTTTGCAAAAATTGCGAAAGGTTTCGGAGCCAGAGTTTTGGCGTATGATATTTCAGAAAATCAAGAACTTAAACAACTTGGAATCGAGTATGTTTCTCAGGAACAATTACTTTCGGAATCCGATATTGTTTCATTACATTGTCCGCTGATGGAATCTACACATCATTTGATCAATGAAGATTCTATCCAAAAAATGAAGCAAAATGTAATGATTATTAATACCAGCCGTGGCGGATTGATTGATACAAAAGCCGTAATCCACGGACTTAAGTCCAAACACATTGGTTACCTCGGCATTGATGTATATGAGCAGGAAGAAAAATTATTTTTCCGAGACCTTTCTCATACCATTATCGAGGATGATACAATTCAGCGTTTGATGAGTTTTCCGAATGTTCTGGTAACGGCACATCAGGCATTCTTTACCCGGGAAGCTTTGGAACAGATTGCTAATTCTACATTATCCAGCCTTTCTCATTTTGAGAAGAATGAAGAATTTATAAACCAGAATGCTGTTTTACTTTAG